GGCAACGGCACCTACGCATGCGCCAGCTGCCATCGGCAGGCACTCGCCTTCACGGACGGCCGCGCGCGGGCGGTCGGGTCGACGGGCGAGCTCCATCCGCGCGGCGCCATGAGCCTCGCCAACGCCGCTTACGACGCCACCCTGACCTGGGCCGATCCCGACATGACACGCCTGGAAGAGCAGATGCTGACTCCGATGTATGGCCGGCATCCGGTGGAGCTGGGTCTTGCGGGAGAAGAGGAAGCCCTGAAGCGGATCGAAGCGAAACCCGACTATGCGCGGAGCTTCGCGGCGGCTTTTCCCGGGGAACCCGGTCCGGTGAACATGTTGAACGTGCGCCGGGCCATCGCCTCGTTCGAGAGGACCCTCGTCTCGGGGGACGCACCCTACGACCGGCTCGTCTATCGTGGAGAGCCTGCCCTCTCCGAATCGGCCCTGCGCGGGATGAGGCTGTTCTTCTCCGATAAGCTGAAATGCTCCCGCTGCCACGGAGGCTTCACCTTCTCGGGTCCGGTCGCCTTTGTCGGGCTGGAGCCGCTGGCTCCCACGTTCCACAACACCGGTCTCTACAACCTTGGCGGCGTGGGCCTCTACCCCGAGGACAACACCGGAATCTTCCAGCACACGAAAAAGGACGAGGACATGGGAAGGTTCCGCGCCCCGACGCTGCGCAACGTGGAGGTGACGGCCCCTTACATGCACGACGGCAGCATCGCCACGCTGGAGGAAGTGCTGGCGCATTACGCGGCCGGGGGAAGGACGATCGTCGGCGGACCGAACGCCGGCGTGGGCCGGGACAACCCTCACAAGAGCGACCTCATCGGGGGATTCGAGCTGGATGAGGAGCAGCGAGCCGATCTGATCGAATTCCTGAAGAGCCTGACCGATCGGTCCTTCCTGACCGAATCCCGCTTTGCCGATCCCGGCCCTCTCTAGGACAGCCTCACCGAATTGCGAACGGCCGCACCTCCGGGGGCTCGCGTCCTCGTGCTTTCCGAAGGGCCGCTTCCTGTGGGCCGGTTCCCTTTCCCCGAGGAAAATGGCAGAATTGGAAACGCTGATTCCAGGAAAGTCCGCCGACAGGCGCCCGTTGGAGGAGGGCCAAAGGGCACCGCCGTGAATGAAGCCGAACAAATAGCCGACCTGCGCCGGCGGGTGGATGAGTCGCTCGAAAGCCACCCGCACGAGGCCGCCGCATACCTGGACAGGCTTTGGCAGTCCCATCCGGGTCCTCAGACAGCCCATTACATCCTTTCCTGCTTCCGCTCGCTCCAGCTTCCCCTGGAGCCGGTGAGGCTTGCCGTCCTCCGCTCCTTCACGGTCGAGCCGGTTCTACCGCTGCTGCGCGCCGGAGCCTGCGTGTCCGGCATCGATCTACAGATTCACGTCGGGGCATTCAACGCCTACGCACAGGAGATCCTCGACCCCGAAAGCTCCTTGTACGCATTTCGGCCGGACCTTGTCATTCTTGCCGCCCACACCCGGGATCTTGCCCCGGACCTGTGGTCCGGCTACCCGGCGTCGACGGCCGGGCGCTTCCACGCCGAGGCGGCCCGCCTCGAAGAGCATTTCGACAATCTCATCCGCGCCTTCCGCAAGACGAGCAAAGCGCATCTGGTCATTCACAACCTGGAAATTCCTACGTTCCTGGACGCCGGCCTGGTCGATGCCCAGAGCGAGGATGGCCAGGGCTCGATACTCCGGCGCGCCAACCAGTCTCTTCAGGCGCTGTCACGGATCCATGAAGGGGTGTACGTCCTCGATTATGAAGGGCTCGTTTCGCGGCATGGGAAAGATGCCTGGAAAGACGAGCAGAAGTGGGCCGCGGTCAGGCTGCCGATCTCCGCGGGCCAGCTGGTTCACCTGGCCGAGGCATGGCGAAGCTTCCTCCTCCCCCTGGCGGGGAAAACCGCCAAGTGTGCGGTGGTGGATCTCGACAACACCATGTGGGGAGGGGTCATCGGCGAGGACGGGATGACAGGGATCCAGCTCGGCTCCGAAGGAGCGGGAGCGCCCTACCTGGCCTTCCAGAAGGCGTTGCTGAGCCTGTACCGCCGCGGAATCCTCCTGGCGGTCTGCAGCAAGAACAACGAGGCCGATGCGCTGGAAGCCCTGACGAAGCACGAGGGCATGGCCATTCGTCCCGATCAATTCGCGGCCATGCGCCTCAACTGGCGGCCCAAGTCGGAAAACCTGAAAGAGATCGCCGATGAGCTGGGTATCGGCCTCGACTCCCTTTGCTTGATCGATGACAACCCGGTGGAGCGGCAGCAGGTCCGCTCGGCGCTGCCGGAGCTCAAGGTACTCGAGCTTCCCGAGCAGCCCTGGTCGCGAGTCGCGGCATTGATGGACTACCCGGCCTTCCAGCGGGTCCGCCTGACCGCGGAGGACGCCGAGCGAGGCAAGCTCTACGCCGCCCGGCGCGAATCGCGGCAGCTGGAGAGTGGTGTCGCGACCCGGGAGGACTTCTATCGCTCCCTCGAGCAGGTGGCCACCATCCGTCGGCTGGATGCCGACACCCTGGCACGCGTCGGCCAGCTGATCAACAAAACCAATCAGTTCAACCTGACGACCCGCAGGTATTCCGAGCAGGAAATCGCCGACCTGGCGCTCCGTCCCGGGTACCGGATTCTGTCGATCCAGGTGGCCGATCGGTTCGCCGACAACGGGATCGTCGGGGTCGGTATCCTCCATTGTGTGGGCCCGGTGTGCGAGATCGACACGTTTCTCCTGAGCTGTCGCGTGATCAATCGCACGGTGGAAACAGCCTTCCTGTCCCACCTGATGAATCTGGCGCGCACCGAGGGGGCGCGGCATATGCAGGGCTGGTTCATTCCCACCAAGAAGAATCCGCCGGCAGCCCGCTTTTACGCCGAGCACGGCTTCGAGGAAGTCGAGAAAGAGGGGGACAGGACGTTGTGGCGGTTCGATTTGGAAAGGAGTGACGTGAAGCTGCCGGAATGGTTTCAGCTCAAGATCGTCGGCGAGCCGGCCAATGTCTAGCCGCCTGGATGAAATCCTGACTCTGGCGGCCGACCTGTTCCAGGTCCCGCGCAGCCGGGTCGCGGCCGCCTCCTCACCCGATACGGTGGATGGCTGGGACTCGGTGCAGCATCTCAATCTGGTCATGGCCATCGAGGCCCGGTTCTCGGTGGTGTTCGAGCCGGATGAGATTGCCGCGATGTCGGACCTCGGGGCGGTGGCCCGAATCCTGCAACGGAAGCTGGAAGGTCAGGGCTCGAAATCGGTGAGTTCCCCTTGAGCGTGAGCATTCGAGCTTTTTCGGAAGATCGGGTGCCCGCGGTGCAGGCATTCAACCGGCGCCTCGCCGCCGGAGGAAGCGATTTCGAGTTTCCCGAGCATCCGCTGACGCCCTGGCTTCCCAAGCTCCCGGGCCGGGACATCTTCCAGGACATGTTCCTGGCGGTCGAAGAGGAGAGCGTTCGGGGCGGTTTCATCCTGAAGCGCCAGGAATTCTCCATCTACGGTGAAAAGCACCGCATCGCCCATCTCAGGCTGCCCATCTCCGAAGGGATCGTGGACAAGGCCTATGCTTCCGTGGGTCTCACCCTGCTCCGGAGCGCCCTCAAGGAAGAGCCGCGGCTGTTCTGCCTGGGAATGGGAGGAATGGACAAGCCTCTCGCCAGGATGCTCAAGAGTCTTGGCTGGACGCTTTTCGAGATTCCGTTCATCTACGACGTGCAGCATGCCTACCGGTTCCTGCGCAACATCCATGTATTCCGCCACGGAGTCGTTCGCCGCACGGTCCGCGATGTGGCCGCGGCTTCAGGAGCCGGCTGGCTCGGTATTCGAACCTTGAAGGCGGCCAGCTGGATGAAAGGTGCAAGATCCACGACGCCCACGGACGCCAGCGTCGAAATCATGTGTGAGGAGTTCGGGGATTGGGCCGACACCCTCTGGGAGCGCTGCGCTCCCCTGTATTCCTTCGCCGCGGTGCGGGACCGGAAAGTTCTGAACCTGCTCTACCCGGCGGACGATACCCGCTTCCTGAGGCTGGCCTGGAACCGAGGCGGGGAAAAAATCGGCTGGTCCGTACTTCTGGATACTCCCTTCGAGACCCATAAGCAGTTTGGCGCAATGCGTGTCGGAAGCCTGGTGGACGGCCTGGCGCTTCCCGACGACATCGCGTCGATCGTGAGCGGCTCCGCACATTTCCTGCGCGAGCGCTGGGTGGACATCCTCGTTTCAAATCAATCCCATCAGGGCTGGCACGATGCCTTGAAGCGGGCCGGCTTTCTGTCCGGTCCCTCGAATTTCGTACTCGCACTTTCCCCGGCCCTGGTCGCGCTGCTGGCCCCGCTTCATCGGAGCCGCCCGACCTTTCACATCAATCGCGGCGATGGTGATGGACCGATCAATCTCTGAAAAGGCGCGTCTTGCCGGGACGGGAGAGCGATCCTGGAAGCAGCCCCGCAAAGGCAGAAGCCTTCGGGCGCGTCTGCGCCAGGGCATTCAAATGGCGTTCACCCGACTGGGGGAGCACGTCACGCCCGTTCAGCTGCGAACGCTGAATGCCTGCATCAACTACCTGGAAACCGGTCGATGGCTCAAGGCGAAGGGTTTTTCCGCGCGACCCCGGTACTCGGGTCGGGAGCTGCTCTATGCGGCGCTCGCCGAGCGGATCGGAGGAGAAAGAATCCTGTATCTGGAATTCGGCGTCTGGCAGGGAGCGTCGCTACGGGTCTGGAGCAGGCTGCTGCAAAACCCGCTTGCTTCGCTGCACGGCTTCGACAGCTTCCAGGGGCTGCCGGAGGATTGGGACACGACGCGGCCGAAAGGGACTTTCTCGGTCCAGCTGCCGCCCCGGTTCGACGACCAGCGCATCGCTCTGCACGTCGGCCTGTTCGAGGATACGTTGCCGGACTTCATCCTTCCGGAGCACGAGCGTCTGGTGCTCCACCTGGATGCTGACCTCTATTCCTCGACCATCTATGTCCTGCGCCATCTGGGGGATGCCATCCGTCCAGGAACCATCCTGATATTCGACGAGTTCTGCGACCGGTTGCATGAATTGCGGGCTTTCAATGAGTTCCTCGATGCGGCCCGAATGCGATTCGCCTTTCTCGGTGGCACCAGGAATCTCGAGCAGGTGGCCTTCGAGCGGCTGGCCTGATCCAAAAACGTCCGTTCAGTGCCTCGCACACGATCTTAGTATTCCCACCGTAGGGCGTTTCCTTCAGCGATTCCATGCCGCCGCCAGCCAATCACCCCCTTCGCGCATAGGGCAATCCCCGCGCGGCTTCTGGGCAATTGTCCCGAGTTGCCCACCCCATATCCAGGGGTATCATCTTCTCGTAATCATCGCCTCGGGCTTGCGAGGCAAAGGTTCTTTGAGAGTATGGAGCGTCTGAGGTGCAGATTGTCGTATCACGTCATGACGAGTGACGCGGTAGGCAGGCACTCAGGCGCTTCTAAAAATAGAAGCGTCCGGCTCCCGGTTTCATGGTTCCGGGTTGTGATTTGTGCCGGGCGCTTCTAAAGGATGGAGCGTCTGGATACCGGTTCATGGCTCGGGTTATGAATAATGGTCCGGTCCAAGAGAGGTGCCAGACGCTTCAGTAAATGGAGCGCCTGGTGGCAGGCTGCGAATCCGGGTTATGAACAATGGTCCGGGCTCGGGGCAGGTGCCGGGCGCTTCAGTAAGATGGAGCGTCCGGTCCGGTTGCGAACCGGGTTATTAATAATGGTCCGGGCGTGGCAGGTATCGGGTGCTTCAGGAAATCGGGGACGTCGTCACGGATTGAGTTCCGTTGTCGGAAGACTTCGAAACGTCAAGCAGCGATCAGTGCTTCGGCATGGAAAGCCGCAGGACAGAGTCGGAGACTACCAGGCAGACGGAAGGCAAAGGGTGGTGGCGTTCCCGATTTTTTTCGCACTTTTTCTGAAGAAGGGCGGTTTGACCGGTCCCACGCTGACTTCTATTCGCGGTTATGAATTCGACTAGCCAGAGTAAGACCTACGCATATAGATACGGCATGGACTTTAAGGCCCCGGGGCCTTCATGCCGTTTTCAGCAGGAAAGATTCTTACCGTCGTGACGAGCGCCGCAGAAGGCATCCAAGGACAAAGCCGGTTGCGGCAGCACCCACGATGACTTTCCCCGTGTTGTGCTGCATCCAGTCTCGTGCGTCGTCGTACAGCTCGTTCAGACTCTTCTTCTTGAGCCGGTCGCATGCGTTGTGGTAGGAATCGGCGAATTCGTGGAGTCTTCGATCGACCGTCACGCCGAGGTTGGAGAATACCTGAGTCATGACTGACCCTCCCTGACGAATTGGGACCGGGTTCCTGCATACTAACAACCCCGGGAGCCTCCGCCCACCTCGCGCGACCAGTTTTCCGATCGCAAGCTGGATTATCATACGGCTTCCCGGTGACCCACCCCCCTGATGGGACACCCGCCGAATAAGAGGAGCCAGCGGGAACATGAACAGCACGGATCCATTCGTCAAGTTCAAGGAAGCGCAGCGTGAGGGTTGGGCATTTTTCGCGCCTCTGCAGGAGGCGACCACGCGGCCCGCGGCAGCGCTGGTGAAATTCGCCGGCGTGCGGTCCGGCGATGCGGTTCTCGATCTCGCATGCGGCACGGGACCGGTGGCGGTCACCGCCGCCCGCGCCGGCGCGCAGGTGCGCGCTCTCGATCTGACACCCGCATTGCTCGAGCATGCGCGGCACAACGCCTCGCTCGCGGGGGTGAGCATCGAGTTCACCGAAGGCGATGCCGAGGCCCTGCCTTACCCCGACGCTTCGTTCGATGTCGTCCTCAGCCAGTTCGGCCACATGTTCGCGCCGCGGCCCGAGGTGGCGGTGGCCGGCATGCTGCGCGTCCTCAAGCCGGGTGGGCGGATCGCCTTTTCCACCTGGCCTCCCGACCTGTTCACCGGGCGCATCTTCGAGCTGGTCGGCAAGTACCTGCCGCCGCCCGCCGGCGCGGCGCCGCCCCAGCAGTGGGGCGATCCCAACGTCGTGCGCGCCCGCCTGGGCGACGCGGTGAGCGATTTGCAATTCACGGTGGGCGTGCTCTACAAGCCGGGGCTGAGCGTTCACCACCTGCGCCAGTTCATGGAAGAAACCGCCGGGCCGCTGGTCAAACTGGTCAAGTCGCTGCAGGGCGAGCCCGAGAAGCTGGCTGCCTACCGCCGCGAAATGGAGGCGCTCATCGCTGACTTCTATACCGACAACGCCCTGACCCAGCACTTCCTCATGAGCCGCGCGACCAAGAGCTCCAAGTCCTGATGCCCTTTTCGCGCCTGAATCTGAATCCCGAGCTCCTGAAGAGTGTCCATGAGCTCGGTTTCAAGAATCCGACGACGATCCAGGAGCAGGCCATCCCGCCGGCCCTCTCAGGCCGCGACCTGCTGGCCTGTGCTTCGACGGGCAGCGGCAAGACCGCCGCTTTCCTTCTCCCGATCCTCCAGCGGCTCGCGCCCCGGCCTCGCGGGGTGACGCGCGCGCTCATCCTGACTCCGACGCGCGAGCTTGCCGCCCAGGTGCACGAGGACCTGGAGGAGCTGGCGACGCACACGCCGGTCACCGGCGCCGCCGTCTTCGGCGGCGTCGGCATGGGGCCGCAGGAGCACGCCCTGCGCAGCGGCGTGGACGTGATCGTCGCGACGCCGGGCCGGCTGCTCGATCACCTGCGCCATCCCTATGCCCGGCTGGCGGGCCTCGAAGTGCTGGTCCTCGACGAGGCCGATCGCATGCTCGACATGGGGTTCCTGCCGGATGTACGCAGGATCCTTCAACGCTTGCCGCGGAAGCGGCAGACGTTGTTCTTCAGCGCCACGATGCCCCGCGAGATCGTCTCGCTCTCCCGGGAGATGCTGCACAATCCCGCGACCATCAACCTGGAGCGCAAGGCGGCCCCCGCCGCCGGCATCCGCCAGGCCGTCTATCCCGTGCGGCGCGATCTGAAGCCGGCGCTGCTGGCCGAGCTGCTCGAGCGCAACGTCGTCAGCGACGCGATCGTGTTCACGCGCACCAAGCACCGCGCCAACCAGCTGGCGCAGTACCTCGAGCGCCGCGGCATCGAGACCGGGCGCATCCACGGCAACCGCAGCCAGAGCCAGCGCACCGCGGCCCTGGCAGGATTCAAGGCGGGCAAGCACCGGGTGCTCGTGGCGACCGACATCGTCGCGCGCGGCATCGACGTGGAGCAGCTCGGGCACGTGATCAACTTCGACGTCCCGGAGACACCCGACGCCTACATCCACCGGGTCGGACGCACGGCGCGTGCCGAGGCGACCGGCGATGCTTTCACCTTCATCGCGCCGGAGGAGGAGGTGGACCTGCGCGCCATCGAGCGCGCTCTCGGCGCGCCTCTCCTGCGCGTCACGCTGCCGGAATTCGATTATGAGAAGAAGAGCGAGGGGCGCCTCGAAGCCTCGCGGCGCCCGACCCAGGGGGCGCAGCGCGCTTCCCGGGGCGGCGGGCGCTCTGGAGGGGGCCATCGCCGCGATGGGAGCCATTCTCATCGCGCGGGAGGCGGCTCCGGCTCGGGGCGCCATCATGGCGGAGGGCAGGGCTCAAGCTCGGGTCGTCATCATGAGGGAGGTCAGGCGTCGAGCTCGGCACGTCGTCACGGAGGAGGCCAGGCCTCGAGCGGAGGACACCGGAGCAGGAGCCGATCGGGCCGCGACTCCCGGATGCAGGCCATTCTCGACCGGCATGCCCCGATGGGAGAAGGAGACGCGCAAAGGCCGGCTTCGCGTCGCCGGCGTCGTCGACGCTAGATCAGAGTCCGCGGTTCACCTTGGCGCAGCTTCGGCAGCATGTTCCACCGCTTCGAAACCCCGACCGGATGACATGGAGGAACACTAATGTCTCGAGAGCGTTTGGCAGCGGCCATTGCCCTGGTCTCGATTCTGTTGGTGGCATGCTCGGTCCAGAAGGAAGCGCCGGCGCAGAAGCCCGAGACGGCACAGAGCAATCCGGGCCCCGGCGCTTCCCAAAGCGGGCAGTACCAGCCCTCGGATGAGCTGCAGGTCAACCAGATCAAAGAATTCAAGTTTCCCGGCGGGGTCTTCAGGGACGGCAAGGTCAGGCTCGATCCGGGCACCAAGGTGGAGCCCGGCGCCCAGAAGAATACCGTCATGCTGAAGCCGGCGAGCGGCAGCGGCACCACGTTCAACTGCTTCTGTGTCATTGAGGGCGGGGAATGCTGGGCCCTCAGCACGCCCAATCCCGACGGCTCGATCGATCTGGGCTGTGTTTCGGCGAATTGTGTCGCCCCCCGTCCGCCGTTTTGCTTCCAGGAAATCGATTGCCCCGATCAGGGCTTCAAGATCCGCATGGCGGTCGCCGGCATGAAATCCGCCGAGCCTCAGTAGGGCGAATCACCAGGTATCATAGGCGCCGCCGAGAGAGGGTTTCCTCCGCGAGTCGGAGTAATCCCTCGAGAGTCCATGCGGGCCCAGGCCGACCGGGCCTGAGCGTCGAGTTGGGGAGCTGGGAGTACACGCCAGCTCCCCATCAGACGAGCGTCACCCTTGTCGCGGCCGAAGTGACGCTAGTTCTTCGTCTTCACCGAGACGGGGCCGGCCCAGGAGGACGCGCCCTGAGCGTGCGTCGTTCGCACCTGGTAGCAGTAGGTCTTGGTGGCGAGCGGCGCGTTGCTGCCGGTGCCGACATCGTTGTAGGTAACCGTCGAGCCGGTCCCTGATGCGGCCTGCGCCGTCCCGATCGTCGCGTAGGTCCCGCAAGTCGAGCCGCTCTTCAGCGCTCGCTGGACCTCGAAGCCGCTCTCGTTGGCCGCGTTGTCCGTCCACGTGAGCCGGTTCACTCGTCCCGCCAGGGGTGTCCCGACGAGATTGGTCGGAGCCTGGATGGCGATCGTCAGCTCGTAGACGTTGACTCCAAAGGCCGGCCAGGTGTCGGTGAGGCTCGTGGAGGTCCTCGTTACGGACCTTTGGCCAACTACCTCTTTGGCGCTCTGAATCAACCAGCCCGAGAAAGTTACGGTTCTGCTGACCGGCGCGGCGGTCTTGTTCACCACCGTCACGTAGGCCTTTCCCTGCCATTGCCGCACGCCGGCGTCGAGCTCGGCGGGCAGGCTCGGAAGGTCCACTGCGATCAGCGGCGCATCGGTGGACGCATAGATCGGCCCCAGCCGGATCAGCTCGTTGGCCACGTCGGCGGTCTTCATCCACTCCCAGGTGACCCCGGGGACGATGTGGGCCTCCCCGAAGCCGTAGAAGAGCAGATTCGTCGTCCCGCCGTTGAGCGCCAGATACGAGAGGCTGCGCGTCTCTTCGCGCGAAGGGAAGCGCGTGGGGTTGGGCACGTCGCCTGGCCACCGAAGGTTCATGTCCGCCTCCCACGCCTGGATGGTGTAGTCGAACGCTTTCCCGGTCGCGCGGGCATTTGCCAGGTTTGTCAGGATGTCGGAGGGCGGCGCGTTCGGGATGGGATAGGGATCGAGGATGCCGTAGTCCATCGCATTTAGAAAGGTATACCCCGGCGCGAATCCCGG
This portion of the Candidatus Polarisedimenticolia bacterium genome encodes:
- a CDS encoding HAD-IIIC family phosphatase is translated as MNEAEQIADLRRRVDESLESHPHEAAAYLDRLWQSHPGPQTAHYILSCFRSLQLPLEPVRLAVLRSFTVEPVLPLLRAGACVSGIDLQIHVGAFNAYAQEILDPESSLYAFRPDLVILAAHTRDLAPDLWSGYPASTAGRFHAEAARLEEHFDNLIRAFRKTSKAHLVIHNLEIPTFLDAGLVDAQSEDGQGSILRRANQSLQALSRIHEGVYVLDYEGLVSRHGKDAWKDEQKWAAVRLPISAGQLVHLAEAWRSFLLPLAGKTAKCAVVDLDNTMWGGVIGEDGMTGIQLGSEGAGAPYLAFQKALLSLYRRGILLAVCSKNNEADALEALTKHEGMAIRPDQFAAMRLNWRPKSENLKEIADELGIGLDSLCLIDDNPVERQQVRSALPELKVLELPEQPWSRVAALMDYPAFQRVRLTAEDAERGKLYAARRESRQLESGVATREDFYRSLEQVATIRRLDADTLARVGQLINKTNQFNLTTRRYSEQEIADLALRPGYRILSIQVADRFADNGIVGVGILHCVGPVCEIDTFLLSCRVINRTVETAFLSHLMNLARTEGARHMQGWFIPTKKNPPAARFYAEHGFEEVEKEGDRTLWRFDLERSDVKLPEWFQLKIVGEPANV
- a CDS encoding acyl carrier protein — translated: MSSRLDEILTLAADLFQVPRSRVAAASSPDTVDGWDSVQHLNLVMAIEARFSVVFEPDEIAAMSDLGAVARILQRKLEGQGSKSVSSP
- a CDS encoding MbnH family di-heme enzyme, coding for GNGTYACASCHRQALAFTDGRARAVGSTGELHPRGAMSLANAAYDATLTWADPDMTRLEEQMLTPMYGRHPVELGLAGEEEALKRIEAKPDYARSFAAAFPGEPGPVNMLNVRRAIASFERTLVSGDAPYDRLVYRGEPALSESALRGMRLFFSDKLKCSRCHGGFTFSGPVAFVGLEPLAPTFHNTGLYNLGGVGLYPEDNTGIFQHTKKDEDMGRFRAPTLRNVEVTAPYMHDGSIATLEEVLAHYAAGGRTIVGGPNAGVGRDNPHKSDLIGGFELDEEQRADLIEFLKSLTDRSFLTESRFADPGPL
- a CDS encoding DEAD/DEAH box helicase, which translates into the protein MPFSRLNLNPELLKSVHELGFKNPTTIQEQAIPPALSGRDLLACASTGSGKTAAFLLPILQRLAPRPRGVTRALILTPTRELAAQVHEDLEELATHTPVTGAAVFGGVGMGPQEHALRSGVDVIVATPGRLLDHLRHPYARLAGLEVLVLDEADRMLDMGFLPDVRRILQRLPRKRQTLFFSATMPREIVSLSREMLHNPATINLERKAAPAAGIRQAVYPVRRDLKPALLAELLERNVVSDAIVFTRTKHRANQLAQYLERRGIETGRIHGNRSQSQRTAALAGFKAGKHRVLVATDIVARGIDVEQLGHVINFDVPETPDAYIHRVGRTARAEATGDAFTFIAPEEEVDLRAIERALGAPLLRVTLPEFDYEKKSEGRLEASRRPTQGAQRASRGGGRSGGGHRRDGSHSHRAGGGSGSGRHHGGGQGSSSGRHHEGGQASSSARRHGGGQASSGGHRSRSRSGRDSRMQAILDRHAPMGEGDAQRPASRRRRRRR
- a CDS encoding class I SAM-dependent methyltransferase, which gives rise to MAFTRLGEHVTPVQLRTLNACINYLETGRWLKAKGFSARPRYSGRELLYAALAERIGGERILYLEFGVWQGASLRVWSRLLQNPLASLHGFDSFQGLPEDWDTTRPKGTFSVQLPPRFDDQRIALHVGLFEDTLPDFILPEHERLVLHLDADLYSSTIYVLRHLGDAIRPGTILIFDEFCDRLHELRAFNEFLDAARMRFAFLGGTRNLEQVAFERLA
- a CDS encoding class I SAM-dependent methyltransferase, yielding MNSTDPFVKFKEAQREGWAFFAPLQEATTRPAAALVKFAGVRSGDAVLDLACGTGPVAVTAARAGAQVRALDLTPALLEHARHNASLAGVSIEFTEGDAEALPYPDASFDVVLSQFGHMFAPRPEVAVAGMLRVLKPGGRIAFSTWPPDLFTGRIFELVGKYLPPPAGAAPPQQWGDPNVVRARLGDAVSDLQFTVGVLYKPGLSVHHLRQFMEETAGPLVKLVKSLQGEPEKLAAYRREMEALIADFYTDNALTQHFLMSRATKSSKS